GCCAGTTCTCCCACCACCGACGTAATCGCGATCAGCCGGCCGCCGCCCTGCCGCATCATGCGCTCGGCCGCGAACTTGGCCAGCAGCATGCCGGCGACCAGATCGGTGTCGATCAGCTCGCGTATTTCAGCCGGCGTGGTGTCGCGCAGCGTCTTGCGATTGCGCGCGCCTACGTTGTTCACCAGGATGTCCAGGCGCTCGTGCTCGCTGTCGATGCGCGCGAACGCCTCTGCCATCGCCGCGTCGTTGCTCACATCAAACGGCAGCGGATGCGCGTCCAGCCCCGCGGCAGTCAGCTCACCCACCGCCTTGTTCACCGCTTCGACGTTGCGGCCATTGATCAGCACGCGCGCACCACAGCCGGCCAGCGCCCGCGCGATGCAAAAACCCAGCCCGCGGGCCGAGCCGGTCACCAGCGCCACCTGTCCTGTCAGGTCGAAATTGCGCAGATACGGAAGTGTCTTCATCAATCGGGCCTCGCTCATTCCCGGAATTCCGGCGCCCAGTGCAAGAGCCGCCGTTCAATCCACGTCACACAATAAACCAGCGCAATGCCGACGATGGACAGCAGCGTCACCGCCGCAAACATGTCGGTGGCGTTCAGCGTCGCCAGCGCGGTAATCATCAGATAGCCCATGCCCGTGGTCGAGCCCACGAACTCGGCCAGCACCACGCCGATCAGCGCGAAGCTGATGGCATTGGGCAGCGCGGCAAATGTCCACGCCGCCGCCGTCGGAATACGCACCCGCCACAGGATCTGGCGCGGCGACCCGCCCAACGTGCGGCAGAAGTCGACCAGTTCCCGCTCCACGCTGCGTCCGCCCTTGTAGGTGTTGAAGAACACCAGAAAGAACACGACGAACCACGACGTGACCACCTTGGACGCCAGCCCCAGCCCGAAGAACATCGTGATGAGCGGCACGAACGCGATCCGCGGCATGGAGTTGAACGCCACGATAAACGGGTTGAACACGTCGGCCAGAAAGCGGCTGCGGCTGAGCGTCATGCCCACCACGAAGCCACTGCCCACGCCCACCACCAATCCGACAAGCGTGGCCTGCAGCGTCAGCCACAAATGCGGCCAGACCGAACGCGGCCCGGGCTGCAGCCATTCCCACAAGCGCACGGCCACGCGCGAGGGCTGGCTGATGAAAAAGGGATCGAAGAGCGTGTTCTGCGCAAACCACGGGATGCGCGTCAGCGTTTCCCACGAGCCCAGGATGACGGCAAGGATCAGGACCTGCCACAAGGTGATGCGCACGCGGCGCGCGACGGCGGCGCGGCGGTCCAGGCGTAGCTGGTCCTGCAGGGAGTCGGCGGTATCAATCGAGGTCATGACGCGTATCGGTTCAAGCGGCGGCGCGGAACTGCTGGCCCAGCACGCTCCAGAGGCTTTGCACGTGGGAGACGAACTGCGGCGTTTCGCGCAGGGTGAAGACGTCGCGCGGATGCGGGATCTGGATGCGCTCGTCCAGCAGCACGCGGCTGGGCGGACCGGACAGCACCACCACGCGATCGGACAGCAGAATGGCTTCGTCCAGGTCGTGCGTGACCATCACAATCGTCTGGCCCAGCTTGCGCCAGATCTCCATCAGCTCGCGATGCAGGTGCGTCTTGGTGTGCGTGTCCAGCGCGCCGAAAGGCTCGTCCAGCAGCAGGATGCGCGGCTCCACCGCCAGGCTCATCAAGAGCGCCACGCGCCGCCGCATGCCGCCGGACAACTGATGCGGAAAGGCGTCGGCGAACGCGCTCAGGTGGCCGAGTTCCAGCAGTTCGGCGACACGCTTGGCGATCCGGTCGGCCGGCACGCCCTGAAACTTCAACCCCAGCGCCACGTTCTTCCTGACGCTGAACCACGGCAGCAGCGTGTCCTTCTGGAAGATGTAGCCCAACGCCGGCGGCACCTGCCCATCCACCACGCGCCCGTCCACCGTGATGGTGCCCGTGGTGGGACGCAGAAAGCCCGCCATCATGTTCAGCAGCGTGCTCTTGCCGCAGCCGGACGGCCCGACGATGGACACGAATTCGCCTTCGTTGATGGTCAGGCTGACCTCGCCGACGGCGTGCGTCGTGCCCTGGCGCGACTGGTACGCCTTGCCTACCTTGTCCAGCGTGATCATCAAAGGCCCCGGGCTTTTCGCACGAAGCTCATGTTCACGCACTTGGCGTAAGGCACGGTCTTGATCTCTTCATTCGAGAACTGGCGGCCGTCGCCCATGATGGCCGTCATGCGGTTGTAGGCGTCCTCGGTGATGATGTTGTCCTTCAGGAACACCGTCTCCTTGTAGACGCCCAGCGTCTTCTCGATGGCGGGGCGCGGGAAGGCGCTCAGGTAATCGTCGTAGATCACGTCCGTAATCGCAGCCGCGCTGTTGGCCGTGATGAAGTCCTGCGCCTTGACCATCGCAGTCACAAAGGCCTGCACGACCTCGGGGCGCTTCTGGATGGTGTCCTGCAGCGTCAGCGCTGCAATGCCCGGCACGTCGCCGCCCATGAACTCGTTCCACGAGGCTTCGGTCGTGGCGTCGAAGATCGGCACGCCCCAGCCTTCCTGGCGCGCCTGTTCCATCATCGACATGGTGGCCATGCTGGCGGCCACCGACCCGGTCTTGAGCGCGCCCAGCATCGTCGCCAGATCGCCCAGGGGGCGGATGTCGACCTTGTCGGCCACGCCCGCCTTCTGCATCAGATACAGCGCCATCAGCCACGTGCTGGACTGCGGCTGCGTCGCGCCGACGCGCTTGCCCGCCAAGTCCTTCATCGACTTGATCTTGCCGCTTTCAAAGTCCTCGCGGCGCACGATGACGTTGGCGTACGTCAGCTTGCGGTCAAAGCCGAACACCAGCGCGGCGGGCTTGCCCGCGATGGTCAGCGCGGGCGCGGCCGTGGCCGCCGTGGCGCCGAACACGATCTGGCCGGCGGCCAGCAGCTGGTTGGTGCGCGGGCCGCTCTGCGAATTCAGGTACTCGACCTCCAGCCCGCCCTCTCCGAAGAAACCCTTTTTCAGCGCCACATAGCCCGCCGCGAAAAAGGGGTCGATGCTGCCCTGGCCGTACACGACCTTGCCCAGCTTGGGCTGCGCGAAAACGACGCGCCCGTTGAGCAGGCTGATGCCGGCGAAGGCGGACGCGGCAGCCAGCACGCGGCGGCGGGTGGTGAAGTCGGAGCTACGGGTCATGTCGTCCTCGAAGTATCTGGGTTGCAGCTGTTTGGCGTCAACAATACCCCAGCGATTGCTGCCCAACAATGGAAAACGCCCGGTTTCCCGGGCGTTCGGTCGTACGGCGCAGCGCGGATTACGCTGCGGTCTTCTTGGGTGCGGCCTTTTTCACGGCCTTCTTGGCAGCGGTCTTGGTTGCCGTTTTGGTTGCCGTCTTAGTGGCGGTCTTGGCAGCCGCCTTCTTGGCCGGCGCCTTCTTCGCAGCCGTCTTGGCAGCCGTCTTCGTGGCGGTCTTCGTCGCTGTCTTGGCCGGCGCACGCGCGCGGCCCGGCTTCTCGGGACGGGGCTCGAACTCGAATCCCACCTTGCCGTCGGGCTGACGCACCAGGAACGCCTTGAACTTGCGATTCGTGCGGCTGGACACAAAGCCGTCCAGCAGATCGGTGCGGCCGTTGGTCAGCAGCTTTTCCATCTGCTCGCGCGAGATCTCCTGCTGCAGGATGACCTTGCCCGACCGGAAGTCGCACGACTTCTCGGGGCCGACGGACTTTTCGCAGACGTAGCTCATGCCGTGCTCGAACACGCGCGACTGGCATTTCGGGCACGGACCCACCGGCGTGTGGCCGGAGAAGTCCACCGCTTCGTTGTCGTCCTCGTCGTTCTGGCCGAAGTCGAATTCCAGCTTGTACTCATCGCTGATGCGCAGGATGGCGGCAAACGGCCGGCCCATCTTGCTGATGAAGCCTTGCAGCGGACCGATCTCGCGCTTGGCCAGCAGCTCTTCGACTTCCGGCAGTTCGAACGTGCGGCCGCCCGGGTGCTTGCCGATCGAGAAGTCGCAGGCCGTGCAGGCAAAGCGGCGGTAGTTTTCCTTGACCACCGCGCCGCACTTGGGGCACGGCGTGGTCAGCGTGGCGTAGTCGCCCGGCACCGTGTCGCGCTCGTATTCCTTGGCGCGCTTGACGATGACCTGCGTCATCTGCGCGATCTCGCGCATGAAGGCCTCGCGGCCCAGTCCGCCCTGCTCGATCTGCTTGAGCTTGTGCTCCCATTCGCCCGTAAGTTCAGGCGAGGTCAGTTCGGCCACGTCCAGGCCCGACAGCAGCGTCATCAGCTGGCGCGCCTTGGCGGTGGGCACCAGATCGCGGCCTTCGCGGCGCAGGTAGCTTTCGTTGAGCAGGCCTTCGATGATGGCCGCGCGCGTGGCCGGCGTACCCAGGCCGCGCTCGGACATGGCCTCGCGCAGTTCCTCGTCGTCCACCAGCTTGCCGGCGCCTTCCATGGCCGACAGCAGCGTGCCTTCGTTAAAGCGCGCGGGCGGCTTGGTCGACAGGCCGACGGCTTCGATGTCTTCCGTGCGCACGGTCTCGCCGTCCGCCACCGGCACCAGGTTGGCGTCCTCGCCCTGGGCTTCCTTGCCGTACACGGCCAGCCAGCCCGGATTGACCAGCACCTTGCCGTCCGTGCGGAAGCGATGCCCCTGCACTTCGGTCAGGCGCGTCGTGACGCGGTATTCCGCGGCGGGGAAGAACACCGCCAGGAAGCGCTTGAGCACCAGGTCGTAGAGCTTGGCTTCGGCTTCGCTCAGGTCGTGCGGGATCTGCAGCGTGGGGATGATCGCAAAGTGATCAGACACCTTCTTGTTGTCGAAGATGCGGCGGTTCGGCTTGACCCACTGCTGGCTGACGACGGTGTCGGCGTGGCGCGACAGGCCGCCCACGGCGTTGGAACCGCCCTTGGCCAGCGCGCGCATGGTTTCCTGCACCGTGCTGATGTAATCCTCGGGCAGGTAGCGCGAATCGGTACGCGGATAGGTCAGCGCCTTGTGGCGTTCGTACAGCGTCTGCGCGAGCGACAGCGTGGTCTTGGCCGAGAAGCCGAAGCGGCCGTTGGCTTCGCGCTGCAGCGACGTCAGGTCGTACAGGGCCGGCGACATCTGGCTGGACGGCTTGGATTCCTCGGTCACGCTGCCCGGCTTCTCGCGGCAGGCGGCGACCACGCTTTGCGCGGCGGCGGCCGACCACAGGCGCGATTCGCGCTTTTCGGGATCTTTGTCGTCTTTCTTGAATTGCGGGTCGATCCAGCGGCCTTCGTACAGGCCGGCGGCCGCGATGAAGGTGGCGCGCACTTCCCAGTAGTCGCGCGGCACGAAGCGGCGGATGCGCTCTTCGCGTTCGGCCACGATGGCCAGCGTGGGCGTCTGCACCCGGCCGACCGGCGTCTTGAAGAAACCGCCGTCCTTGCTGTTGAAGGCGGTCATGGCGCGCGTGCCGTTGATGCCGACCAGCCAGTCGGCTTCGGCGCGCGAGCGTGCCGCGGCTTCCAGCGGCTTCATCTGCGTGTCGTCGCGCAGGTTGGCGAAGGCCTCGCGGATGGCGGCCTGGGTCATCGACTGCAGCCACAGGCGCTGAATCGGCTTTTTCACGCCCGCGTATTGAACGATGTAGCGGAAGATCAGTTCGCCTTCACGTCCCGCGTCACAGGCGTTGATGATGGCGTCCACGTCCTTGCGCTTGGCCAGGCGGACAAGCAGCTTGAGGCGTTCGGCGGACTTCTTGTCGGTCGGGCCCAATTCGAACGCGGGCGGAATCACGGGCAGGTGCGTGAAGCTCCACTTTCCCTTGACCGGATCGTTGGGCGCGACCAAGCTGAGCAAATGGCCGATGCTGGAAGCGAGAACGTAACGTTCGCTTTCAAAATAGTCGCCCTCGCGCGCGAAGCCTCCCAAGGCGCGTGATATATCAAGGGCCACCGAGGGCTTCTCGGCAATAATCAGCGTTTTATTCATGTGTATCCAGTGGCGGTAGTCCCGCCGTATCAGCGCGGATAATAAGATCGGAGATTCGCCAGATGCAAGTCGGCACTGAAAGGCAAGCGGGATCCGAACTGCACGCTTGGCGTCAATTTTTGTCGCGAAGCACCTTGTGGCTAGGGGTTTTGCTGCTGGGCAGCGCCGCCGTTTGCTGGGTTGCTGCCAATTGGCAGGACATGACAAAAATGCAGCGCTTTGCCGGCGTGCAGGGTCTTCTGGCCGTGTGCGCGCTGGCCGCAGCGTGGTCCGGATTGCGCTTGCGCGCCCGGCCCGGCGTGCGGCGCAGCATACCTGGCGCGCTGCTGGCGCTGGCCGGCATTCTGCTCGGCGCCCTGCTCGCGCTGTTGGGTCAAACATATCAGACGGGTGCCGATACCTGGGAATTGTTCGCCTGGTGGGCAGTGCTGCTGCTGCCGTGGGCGCTTGCCGCGGGCAGCCAGGCGGTGTGGCTGCTGTGGGCGCTGGTGCTCAATCTTGCGGCCGCGCTGTGGCTGGGCGAACGCGTCTTCACCTGGCTGATGATCTTCGGCGGCCCGGGTTTGCCCAGTCTTGTCATGGCCGCCCTGAACCTGCTGTTGCTGTTTGGCTGGGAAATGGCCGCGCGCCGCTGGCGCGCCAGCACGGTCTTTGGACCGCGCATCCTGGCCGCCATCGCGATCAGCGTGCTGGTCCTGGCCCTGATGTTCGGCGATTCCATCGTCGACGGTCTGGGCACCTACAACGGCATTGCGTGGGTCGCCGCGACGTTGGGGCTTGGTCTTTACTATCAGCGCGTCCGGCGCGATCTCGTCATCCTGGCCATGCTGGCCGCCGGCGTCATCTGCGTGTCGCTGCGCGTGGTCGGCGAATGGCTGTGGCGGCTGGAGCCCGGCGTGTGGGCGACGCTGCCGCTGGCGGCCCTGCTGATGGCCGAGGCCGTCGTGGCCGCCCGCTGGCTGCGTGGCCTCAGCAACGAAGCGCCGGTCCCCGTGCCCGCCGCCGACGCCGAGCCTGCTGGCGCGTCGGCCGGCAATGCCGTGGACCCCGCCGATTCCAGCGCGCCTGTCGCGCAGCTGGCCCCCGCCGCCGTGCCGCGCGCCGAGCCGCCCTGGTACGTGCAGTGCCTGCTGGGCTTGTCCGCCTGGCTGGCCACCTTGCTCCTGCTGCTGTTCGTCGCGTTTTCCAATCTGATCACCACCGAAGGCGGCGCGCTGGTCGCCGGGCTGGTGCTGTGCGCGGCGGGCGTGGCGGTGCTGCGCAGCGACGCCGGTCCGTTCTGGCGGCAATGCGGCACGGCCATGGCCTTCACGGGGCAGATCCTCATCATCTTCGGGCTGTCCGATTCGACCTCGTTCGCCAGCGCCAGCTTCTTCGTGCTGCTGATGGCGGCCGCGGTCTATGCGCTGGGGCCCGACGTGATCCTGCGCTTTCTCAGCGGTCTTCTGATCGCCCTGGCCAGCGCGGCGCTGATCTGGCGCGGCCTGTCGCCCGACCTCATGCAGGAAGATCTGATGGACGCGTGGATCCGCTTCGACGCGACCCGGGCCACCTTCCTGTGGCTGCCCATCGGCGTGATCGGCGCGTGGGCCACCGCCGTCATCCTGACCGTCAGCCACCGCGTGGGCGCGCGGCGCGGCCACGCGCTGCAGCCGCTGGCGTGGGCCTTCCTGCTGTCCGTGCAGGGCATGGTCTGGCTGGCGAGCGGCATTTCCGTCATTGAATTGCCGGCCATCTGGCAGTTGGCGCCGCGAACCGCTGTGCTGATCGTCGCGGGCGCGCTGCTGCCGGTGGCCGCCGCGCTGGCTGTCCTGTGGCCGCGCCGCCGCCTGCTGACGGGCGGCGTCACCTGGGGCGTGCCAATCGGTCTGCTGCTGCTGGCGTTGTTCTGGCTGCCCAGTCCGGGGGTCGGATTCGCCCTGACGTGGCTGCTGCTGGGGTTTGGTCTGAACCAGTCCCGCGTCATGATTTTTGGCGCGGCCAGCCTGCTGGCCTACCTGGGCGTCTATTACTACCAGTTGGAACTGCCGCTGCTGCAAAAGGCGCTGTGGCTCAGCGGCGCGGCGGTCCTGCTGTTCGTGCTGCGCGCCGCGGTGTGGCTCGTGCCGCGCCTGATGCGCACGCAGACGCCCGCGCAGCCGCGTCCGATGCCACCGGTGTCCCCCGCCCTGCGCTGGCGCACGGCGGCCATCCTGGGCGGTCTGGCGCTGGTGCTCGCGGCGGCCAACTTCGGCATCTGGGAGCGCGAAAAGCTCCTGGCCTCGGGCAAGGTGGTCATTCTGGAATTGGCGCCGGTCGATCCGCGTTCGCTGATGCAGGGCGACTACATGGCGCTGAATTTCGCGGCCGGACGCGAGGTGACCCGCCTGCGGCTGGGCGGCGACCGCCCCGACGTGGACGGCGTCATGGGGTACGAACCCGACGGCTACGTGATGCTGACGCCGGACGCGCGTGGTGTCGCGCAAGCCGTGCGCATTCAGTCCGACGTCCATCCGCACGCCGAAACCGAAGTGCCGCTGCGCTATCGCGTCCGCGGCAACGGCGTTCGCATCGTGACCAATGCGTGGTTCTTCCCGGAAGGCGAAGCGGCGCGTTATGAGGTCGCGCGTTTCGGAGAGCTGCGCGTGGCCGACGACGGGGAAGCGTTGCTGGTGCGAATGCTGGGGGCGGATCTGCAGCCGTTGTGAGCGGCCCGGCCGGCTCACGCCGGCGGCGCATGCAGTCCGCTAATCGTGCGGACGCCGGATCAGCCCGGAAACCGCGCAGCCCAGCGCGCCGTGGCGTCCTGCAGGAATGACGCGACATCCGCAGCGGACAGCGGCGCAAATCCCAATGCCGCCCACGCAGCTTGCAGGGCCGGCAGGGGCGCGCTGGTATCAATCGCCGGCGCGCCGTTCTGCTTGGACAGTTTCAAACCGCTGGCGGGATCCAGAATCAACGGCACGTGCAGGTAGCGCAACGGCGGCAATCCCAAGAGGCGCCCCAGCACGCGCTGACGCGCCGTGGAACTGAGCAGGTCGGCCCCGCGCACCACATCCGTCACGCCCTGCGCGGCATCGTCCACCACCACCGCCAACTGATACGCCCACAACCCATCCGCCCGCCGCAGCGCAAAATCCCCGACGGCCTGCGCCACGTCCTGCTCCTGCGGCCCGAGCCAGCGGTCGTCAAAGTGTTCCAGGCCTTCGGGCACGCGCAACCGCCACGCCCGCGCCTCACGCCCGGGCGGCAAACCGTGGCGGCAGGTGCCGGGATACGGCCGTTCGCCATCGGCGCCCGGCGCGGTCTGGCCGCGCAGCGCAGAATCCGCGATTTCGCGTCGCGTGCAGCCGCAGCCATAGATCAGGCCCTGCGCGGCAAGCGCGTCGAACGCGGCCTGGTAGGCTTCGTTGCGTTGAGACTGCCAGATAATCTCGCCGTCCCAGACAAGTCCTAGCGCCTGCAACTGCCCCATGATGACGTCCGCCGCGCCCGCCACCGTGCGGGGCGTGTCCACGTCTTCAATGCGCAGCAGCCAGCGCCCGCGCTGCGCGCGCGCGTCCAGCCAGCTCGCCAGCGCGGTCGCCAGCGAGCCCGCATGGAGCGGTCCGCTGGGACTGGGAGCGAAGCGGCCAACGTAATTCAAGGGGACGTAGACAAGACTTCAGCCCGCACGATCAGGCGCGCGGGCTGAGGGGTGGAAAAGCGTGGCGCGGGAACGCGTGCTCAATGCAGCAGGCGCCCGCCTTCTTCGTCGAGCAGCTCTTCGAGAACCAGATTGTCAATCTCGGCTTCCTGGCTCCAGAGAACCATGAGGGCAATGATCTTGATCTTGGAGAGCGGCACGGGCGTTTCCGGCGAGGCCAGGCCTCGGTCGATAACGATCTCGCGCAGGGGCGCGGGCAGCACGCCGGCCGATTCCAGGAAGGCGATGAAGCCGATGGACTCGGTGCCGAGCTGTTGGTATTCGTTATCGGTGTAGATCCGGGTTCCGGACGTGGGAGCCTGGGCCAGGTCGACGCACCGTTCGGTGGTCTCGGCAAGGCCATACAGCCAACCGAGCGCGTCGTCGATGTCCTCGTGCTCGAAACCGGCAGCGGCGAGCCGCTTGGCGAGCACATCGGCAGCAGGACAGGCCTGAGGCGTGTAGTAATTCTCGAACAGATAGACCAGGATATCGAACATATGGCGCAGTTTGTGCCTGTTTGCACAGTCGGCCCGCATATCGGCAGACCAGCAAACATGAATTTTACTTTACGCCGATTTATTTTGCCGGGCAACCGACTAAAAGGCGGGTGTTGTACTACGTCACCTTGCGTGCAAGGACGCCTATTTTGCACCCAAATGCAGGCAAAATGGCTGATTCAGCAAAAAGGGGCGGTCCCGCACGGATCCGCCCCTTTTTTGCTTTCCGCGCAGTGCGTTACGCCACCTTGGGCGCGTTCTCCAGTTTCAGGCCCGCCAGCTGGCGGATGAAGACCGGGACGCAGATCACCAAGCCGATGATGCCGCTGGTCAGGCCCGGAATGATCGTCAGCAGTGCGCCAATGGTGCACAGCCACCGCTCCCAGCTCTTCATGCCGACCAGCATGAAGCGCGACAAGGCCGCCGACAGCAACACCAGGCCGACCATGCAGCCGAGCAGGGTCACGAAGAACTCGTACCAGGTGAAGCCCTGCACCGAAATCAGCAGCGACGGCGAGAACACGAAGACAAACGGCACGATCAGCTTGGTGATGCCCAGCCGGAACGCCGTGTTCCCGGTCTTGAAGGGATCGCTGCCCGCCATGCCCGCCGCCGCGTACGCGGCCAGCGCCACCGGGGGCGTGATGTCCGCCAGGATGCCGAAATAGAACACGAAGAAGTGCGCCGCAATGGGCTGCACCCCCAGTTGCACCAGCGTCGGCGCCGCAACCGCCACCATGATGAGGTAGTTGGCGGTTGTGGGCACGCCGCAGCCCATGAGGATGCAGACGATGCCGGTCATCACCAGCGCCGCGACCAGCGTCAGCGACTGCATGTCCGTCATCGCCTCGGGCAGGAAGAACGCCGCGCCCGCAGCCAGCGCCTGCGACGCGGCGATCACGATGTACGAAATCTTGAAGCCCACACCCGTCAGCGTCACCACGCCGATCACGATGCCCACCGTGCCGGCAGCCGCGCCGACCGCCAGCGCGTACTTCGCGCCGGTCTCAAAGGCTTCGTACAGGTCGCGCAACCGCAGCCGCGTGTAGGGATTGAGGATGCCCACCACGATGCAGCCCGTGATGCCCGCGAAGGCCGCCAGATAGGGCGTGCGGCCGCTGGCCAGCATGCCGATCAGCATCGCCAGCGGGATCAGCGTCGGCCAGCGCATTTTGAACGACTGCTTGAGCTTGGGCATTTCCTCGGCGGTCAATCCGCGCAGGCCCTCGCGTTTGGCCTCGAAGTGCACCTGCATGAACATGCCGAAGAAGTACAGGAACGCCGGAAAAATGCCCGCGATCGCGATCTGCTGGTACGGAATCCCCAGGAACTCGATCATCAGGAACGCGGCCGCGCCCATGATGGGCGGCGTGATCTGCCCGCCCGTGCTGCTGGCGGCTTCCACGCCCGCCGCGAAATGGCGCGGGTAGCCCACGCGAATCATCGCCGGAATGGTCAGCGACCCCACCGTCACGGCGTTGGCCACCGACGAGCCCGAAATCATGCCGAACATCGCCGAGCCGAACACCGACACCTTGGCCGGTCCGCCCGCATAGCGCCCCGCCACGGTCGAGGCCACGTCCAGGAACAACTGGCCCAGCCCGATGCGGGTGGCCAGCACGCCGAACAGCACGAAGTGGAACACGTAGGTCGCCACCACCCCCACCGCCACGCCGTACACGCCCTGGCTGGTCAGATACATATGGTTGACGACCTGCGACCACGTATTGCCCGCGTGCTTGAGCAGCCCGGGGAAGTACGGCCCGAACATCGCGTACGCCATGAACACCAGCGCGATGATCGGCAGCGGCCAGCCCATGGCGCGCCGCGTGGCTTCCAAAAGGCCGATCAGCAGGATCGAGCCCATCAGCACGTCCTGAGGCAGCGGATTGCCCACGCGGAACGCCAGGTCCTCGAAGATGTACGGGATGTACAGCACCGACAGGGCCAGCGCGATCGCGATGATCCAGTCGTACAGCGGAATGCCGCCCGGCGCATACCAGGTCGACTTGGGTTCGCGCTGGTAATGCGACTTGGAAAAGCCGAACACCAGGAAGATCAGGCTCAGCACGAAGGCCAGGTGCACGCCGCGGTGCGTCGCCTCGCGCAGCAGGCCGAAGCCGGCGGTGTAGTAATGAAAGATCGAGAGGCTGACCAGCAGGCCCGAGACGATCCACGTGGCAGTCTTGTCCAGCGGCCGGAAGCGGATTTCCGAATCGTACTTTTCCGCCAGCTTCTGGGTTTTCTCGTGATCGATTTCCATCGCGGTGATTCTCAAGATGATTCAACAAGCAGGGCCGCACAACGGCGGCCCTGCTCAAATGCGGCGCGAAAGCAATCGCCGCCGACATAAAGCACTACGACAGTTCGCCCACCCAAAGGCAAGCAATTCGCATAAAGAACCCGATCCGCCCAAGCGGGGCCGCGCGGATCCGGCTCTGCCGGTCCGCCACCGGCGCCCCTGGGGGAAGCGCCGCAGGCGCTCGGGGGGGCCTACTTCAGCAGGCCAATCTCTTTGTAGAACTTCTCGGCGCCCGGGTGGAACGGGATGCCCGCGCCCTTGGTCGCGTTCTCGCGCGAGATCAGCTTGCCCTTGGCGTGGCCGGCGTCCAGCGTCTTGCGCGTGGCGTCGCTGTACAGCGCCTTGGTCACCTCATACACCGTCTGCTCGGGGATCTTGGCCGACGTCACCATCTGCGCGTTCACCGAGATGGTCTTGACCTCGGGGATGTTCTGGTACGTGTTGGCGGTGATGACATCCGGCGTGAAGAACTCTTGCTTGGCGCGCAGCGCGTCGATTTCCGGACCCACCAGCGACACCAGTTCGATGTTGCCCGTGGAGGCCAGTTCGGCGATGGCGCCGGCCGGCGCGCCGCCCACGAAGAAGAACGCGTCCAGGCCGCCGTCCTTGAGCTTGTCGCCCGCCTGGTTGGGCTTCAGGTATTCGGCCTTCACGTCCTTGTCGGTCATGCCGTACGCGCCCAGGATCAGGCGCACGTCGACCAGCGTG
The DNA window shown above is from Achromobacter spanius and carries:
- a CDS encoding SDR family oxidoreductase — protein: MKTLPYLRNFDLTGQVALVTGSARGLGFCIARALAGCGARVLINGRNVEAVNKAVGELTAAGLDAHPLPFDVSNDAAMAEAFARIDSEHERLDILVNNVGARNRKTLRDTTPAEIRELIDTDLVAGMLLAKFAAERMMRQGGGRLIAITSVVGELARAGDAVYPAAKQGLTGMVRALAAEFGAHYITSNAIAPGTFATETNAQMVADPQFGPRVAARNPTGRWGEPEEIAGAAVFLASPAASYVNGHVLVVDGGLSIQF
- a CDS encoding ABC transporter permease codes for the protein MTSIDTADSLQDQLRLDRRAAVARRVRITLWQVLILAVILGSWETLTRIPWFAQNTLFDPFFISQPSRVAVRLWEWLQPGPRSVWPHLWLTLQATLVGLVVGVGSGFVVGMTLSRSRFLADVFNPFIVAFNSMPRIAFVPLITMFFGLGLASKVVTSWFVVFFLVFFNTYKGGRSVERELVDFCRTLGGSPRQILWRVRIPTAAAWTFAALPNAISFALIGVVLAEFVGSTTGMGYLMITALATLNATDMFAAVTLLSIVGIALVYCVTWIERRLLHWAPEFRE
- a CDS encoding ABC transporter ATP-binding protein, with the protein product MITLDKVGKAYQSRQGTTHAVGEVSLTINEGEFVSIVGPSGCGKSTLLNMMAGFLRPTTGTITVDGRVVDGQVPPALGYIFQKDTLLPWFSVRKNVALGLKFQGVPADRIAKRVAELLELGHLSAFADAFPHQLSGGMRRRVALLMSLAVEPRILLLDEPFGALDTHTKTHLHRELMEIWRKLGQTIVMVTHDLDEAILLSDRVVVLSGPPSRVLLDERIQIPHPRDVFTLRETPQFVSHVQSLWSVLGQQFRAAA
- a CDS encoding ABC transporter substrate-binding protein — encoded protein: MTRSSDFTTRRRVLAAASAFAGISLLNGRVVFAQPKLGKVVYGQGSIDPFFAAGYVALKKGFFGEGGLEVEYLNSQSGPRTNQLLAAGQIVFGATAATAAPALTIAGKPAALVFGFDRKLTYANVIVRREDFESGKIKSMKDLAGKRVGATQPQSSTWLMALYLMQKAGVADKVDIRPLGDLATMLGALKTGSVAASMATMSMMEQARQEGWGVPIFDATTEASWNEFMGGDVPGIAALTLQDTIQKRPEVVQAFVTAMVKAQDFITANSAAAITDVIYDDYLSAFPRPAIEKTLGVYKETVFLKDNIITEDAYNRMTAIMGDGRQFSNEEIKTVPYAKCVNMSFVRKARGL
- a CDS encoding DNA topoisomerase III, with translation MNKTLIIAEKPSVALDISRALGGFAREGDYFESERYVLASSIGHLLSLVAPNDPVKGKWSFTHLPVIPPAFELGPTDKKSAERLKLLVRLAKRKDVDAIINACDAGREGELIFRYIVQYAGVKKPIQRLWLQSMTQAAIREAFANLRDDTQMKPLEAAARSRAEADWLVGINGTRAMTAFNSKDGGFFKTPVGRVQTPTLAIVAEREERIRRFVPRDYWEVRATFIAAAGLYEGRWIDPQFKKDDKDPEKRESRLWSAAAAQSVVAACREKPGSVTEESKPSSQMSPALYDLTSLQREANGRFGFSAKTTLSLAQTLYERHKALTYPRTDSRYLPEDYISTVQETMRALAKGGSNAVGGLSRHADTVVSQQWVKPNRRIFDNKKVSDHFAIIPTLQIPHDLSEAEAKLYDLVLKRFLAVFFPAAEYRVTTRLTEVQGHRFRTDGKVLVNPGWLAVYGKEAQGEDANLVPVADGETVRTEDIEAVGLSTKPPARFNEGTLLSAMEGAGKLVDDEELREAMSERGLGTPATRAAIIEGLLNESYLRREGRDLVPTAKARQLMTLLSGLDVAELTSPELTGEWEHKLKQIEQGGLGREAFMREIAQMTQVIVKRAKEYERDTVPGDYATLTTPCPKCGAVVKENYRRFACTACDFSIGKHPGGRTFELPEVEELLAKREIGPLQGFISKMGRPFAAILRISDEYKLEFDFGQNDEDDNEAVDFSGHTPVGPCPKCQSRVFEHGMSYVCEKSVGPEKSCDFRSGKVILQQEISREQMEKLLTNGRTDLLDGFVSSRTNRKFKAFLVRQPDGKVGFEFEPRPEKPGRARAPAKTATKTATKTAAKTAAKKAPAKKAAAKTATKTATKTATKTAAKKAVKKAAPKKTAA